A single genomic interval of Croceibacter atlanticus HTCC2559 harbors:
- a CDS encoding FkbM family methyltransferase: protein MEIKEYKEMTTAKKKKFWREHPLIGDIEIKLDGISSFKMKCDNDDSVVKELHWTNFIGWEKTSLALWKNLLQHTGKQSVVLDIGAYSGIYSIIASKFENVKQIYAFDIQDNCIDRLHQNFKLNAIDKASIVKSACTDTDGQIEFYYYEEEGIMSSVAGIVKKKMNNLKASVPSIKLDDWIRKDKNQNVKLVKIDVEGAEQKTLEGMMGILKTQKPDILIEINEAKHIRAIKNNIPKDYSIYDIIENELTIKKLGYFTKNSSDRNYLLTVKSKKDLTGIFQGKVK, encoded by the coding sequence ATGGAAATTAAAGAGTATAAAGAAATGACGACTGCCAAAAAAAAGAAATTTTGGCGAGAGCACCCTTTAATTGGTGATATAGAGATAAAACTTGATGGGATAAGCAGTTTTAAAATGAAATGTGATAATGACGATTCTGTTGTTAAAGAATTGCATTGGACAAATTTTATTGGTTGGGAAAAAACGAGTCTAGCATTATGGAAAAACTTATTACAACACACTGGAAAACAATCAGTAGTTTTAGATATTGGCGCATATTCTGGAATTTATTCTATAATTGCCTCCAAATTTGAAAACGTCAAACAGATATATGCTTTTGACATACAGGATAATTGTATTGATAGGTTACATCAAAATTTTAAATTAAATGCTATCGACAAAGCTTCAATCGTAAAATCGGCATGTACAGATACAGATGGTCAAATAGAATTTTATTATTATGAGGAGGAAGGCATAATGAGTTCAGTTGCTGGAATTGTTAAAAAAAAGATGAATAATCTAAAAGCTTCAGTTCCTTCAATAAAACTAGATGATTGGATTAGAAAAGATAAGAATCAAAATGTAAAACTTGTTAAAATTGACGTTGAAGGTGCCGAACAAAAAACTCTTGAAGGAATGATGGGGATTTTGAAAACACAGAAACCAGATATTTTAATTGAAATTAATGAGGCGAAACATATAAGAGCGATCAAAAATAATATACCAAAAGACTATTCGATTTATGATATAATTGAGAATGAGTTAACCATTAAAAAACTTGGGTATTTCACAAAAAATTCATCTGATAGAAACTACCTATTGACTGTGAAATCTAAAAAAGATCTTACTGGAATTTTTCAAGGAAAAGTTAAATAA
- a CDS encoding polysaccharide pyruvyl transferase family protein, translated as MAIHLYFWQEKRDNGLENYGDLISKYLVERISNRKVKTVTHPSKGLYKHLLKHYLVIGSILSSAQKKSVVWGSGIIKKDDTIREAKFLSVRGPRTRAAILEKGFQCPENYGDPALLMPMYYNPKIEKKYKLGIIPHYVDFKSINDRFKDNPDIKVINLLTNNVEKTTDEILKCERTVSSSLHGVIVSHAYAIPSLWIKFSEKLSGDDIKFYDYFDSVGIHFKNIIEENPEQLTLKKIEDLLFDLETVLLPEKTKIEALLYSLQKTCPFK; from the coding sequence ATGGCAATTCATTTATATTTTTGGCAAGAAAAACGGGACAATGGTTTAGAAAATTATGGTGACCTTATTTCTAAATATCTTGTAGAAAGGATATCTAATAGAAAAGTAAAAACTGTAACTCATCCTTCCAAAGGCTTATATAAACATTTACTGAAACACTACCTTGTAATTGGTAGCATATTATCTTCTGCACAAAAAAAATCTGTGGTTTGGGGTAGTGGCATCATAAAGAAAGATGATACTATTAGAGAGGCTAAATTTCTTTCAGTTAGAGGTCCCAGAACTAGAGCTGCGATTTTAGAAAAAGGGTTTCAATGTCCAGAGAACTACGGTGATCCAGCGTTATTAATGCCTATGTATTATAATCCAAAAATTGAAAAAAAATATAAACTGGGTATCATCCCACATTATGTCGATTTTAAAAGTATAAATGATAGATTTAAAGATAATCCAGATATAAAAGTTATTAATTTATTGACAAACAATGTAGAGAAAACAACAGATGAAATTTTAAAATGTGAACGTACTGTGTCATCTTCTTTACATGGTGTAATAGTTTCTCATGCCTATGCAATACCATCATTGTGGATTAAATTTTCAGAGAAGCTATCTGGTGATGATATCAAATTTTATGATTATTTTGATTCTGTAGGTATTCATTTTAAAAACATCATAGAAGAGAATCCAGAACAATTAACTTTAAAGAAAATAGAAGACTTACTATTCGATTTAGAAACAGTGTTACTTCCAGAAAAAACAAAAATAGAGGCTTTACTATACTCATTACAGAAAACCTGTCCATTTAAATAA
- a CDS encoding ferritin-like domain-containing protein, producing MKTTLEEAKENSHEDIVNHLQQLLEKNYDAEAGYKKAMTDADSSQLKNFLKQQAVLRNRFATELDKEIRDLNETPKEKGSVTGSLHRTWIDIKTAVTGNDDEAVLEECIRGEKASVSEYEDALTNQQFPPKIQHTLTKQVDEVKATLHKVKSLEDLKD from the coding sequence ATGAAAACCACACTTGAAGAAGCAAAAGAAAATAGCCACGAAGATATTGTAAACCATTTACAACAACTTCTGGAAAAGAACTATGATGCAGAAGCTGGTTATAAAAAAGCCATGACAGATGCAGATAGCTCTCAACTTAAAAATTTCCTTAAGCAACAAGCTGTTCTTAGAAACCGTTTTGCGACAGAACTAGATAAGGAAATTAGAGATTTAAACGAAACACCTAAAGAAAAAGGTAGTGTAACAGGTTCTTTACACAGAACTTGGATAGATATTAAAACTGCTGTTACTGGTAATGACGATGAAGCTGTTTTAGAAGAATGTATTAGAGGAGAAAAAGCAAGTGTTAGTGAATATGAAGATGCATTAACCAACCAACAGTTTCCTCCTAAAATACAGCATACACTCACTAAACAAGTAGATGAAGTTAAAGCTACTTTACACAAAGTAAAATCTTTAGAAGATTTGAAAGATTAA
- a CDS encoding tRNA-binding protein — translation MNNLTWSEFERVDMRVGTILEVKDFPEARNPAYKLRIDFGEMLGVKKTSAQITTQYSKEDLIGRQIIAVVNFPKKQIATFMSECLVLGAVNGKDVTLLHPDLKVENGLKIG, via the coding sequence ATGAATAATTTAACTTGGAGTGAGTTTGAGCGCGTAGATATGCGTGTAGGAACCATTCTTGAAGTTAAAGATTTTCCTGAGGCTAGAAATCCTGCTTATAAATTAAGAATAGATTTTGGTGAGATGCTTGGAGTTAAAAAAACTTCTGCCCAGATTACTACCCAATATTCTAAAGAAGATTTAATAGGAAGACAAATAATAGCTGTAGTAAATTTTCCTAAAAAGCAAATTGCAACATTTATGAGTGAGTGCTTAGTTTTAGGTGCAGTAAATGGAAAGGATGTCACGTTATTACATCCCGATTTAAAGGTCGAAAACGGCTTAAAGATTGGCTAA
- a CDS encoding GumC family protein, which translates to MRDDEEFDISDLSSTFDFKGFLFKVLSYWKLFLISIAIGLGISYYINVRKLDVYSSSNLVSIKDNQNPFFTSNTSLTFNWGGTTDKVNTVLIALRTRKHNTEVVEKLQYYINYEKDGEYQRIDTYGKTPFKVKIDTTAFQMLHTDMQIKVKNDSIFNLSTNFPESKKLLLHHYGSLKDSTLTVSKSSFERDFKFGVPIRLPFFEGVVHKDELNTQTTTPYFIRFSKAESVVSKYTNIRVVPESTGSSVLKLTLTGHNKKRLSDYLNATVNILSVNLLEQKNQFATNTIAFIEERLKEQGEQLETVEGELNAFRTKNAIVNIDTENDELSVKTSTLDNRLTDLNRQIDYLNTLDTYLQTRTDYSSVPAPSVAGIAEGSIVALVSNILNLAEQRSRYQYAYKENNPIFDDIDRQINAAKNVLFENIKSSRSLLESEKSRVEAELSRYESQIRRLPREQQDLLKIQRRFDINEQSYNMFLSKLNEARLVKAANVSDVLLVDKAKPVSASRVGPNTRLNYVMGFLFGLIVPIMLVFIKVFFDNSIHTTEELQKLSPIPILGVIGKSKLESNLVVLDTPRSAISEGFRALRSSLQFIYRKQGIDGSKTVLLTSSISGEGKTYCSMNIASVFALSERKTVLVGLDLRKPKIFEDFDIKNNKGVVNYLINDATIGEIVQSTKIEHLDIITSGPIPPNPSELLMKDSMDRFISELKESYDYIILDSPPIGLVADSLTLERYADASIYIVRQGVTKKGMLNTINEKYRTGEITNMSFVLNCFEQKAKYGYGYGYGYGYGGYGQGYHEQDVKASWYKRLFKKNKS; encoded by the coding sequence ATGAGAGACGACGAAGAATTTGATATTAGCGATTTAAGTTCGACTTTCGACTTTAAAGGATTCCTGTTTAAAGTATTAAGTTATTGGAAATTGTTTTTAATCTCTATTGCTATAGGGTTAGGAATTTCCTATTACATAAATGTAAGAAAGTTAGATGTTTACAGTTCAAGTAACCTAGTTTCAATTAAAGACAATCAAAACCCATTTTTTACAAGTAATACTAGTCTTACATTTAATTGGGGTGGCACTACAGATAAAGTAAATACAGTTCTTATAGCGTTAAGAACTAGAAAGCACAATACAGAAGTTGTAGAGAAACTTCAATATTATATTAACTACGAAAAAGATGGTGAGTACCAAAGGATAGATACGTATGGGAAAACTCCATTTAAAGTAAAAATAGACACTACAGCTTTTCAAATGCTGCATACAGATATGCAGATTAAAGTAAAAAACGACTCTATATTTAATCTGTCTACTAACTTTCCAGAAAGTAAAAAGCTTTTATTACACCACTATGGTAGTTTAAAAGACAGTACGCTAACTGTAAGTAAGTCTTCTTTTGAACGTGATTTTAAATTTGGGGTACCTATTAGGTTGCCTTTTTTTGAAGGCGTTGTGCATAAAGATGAATTAAATACACAGACTACAACACCCTATTTTATACGTTTTTCTAAAGCAGAATCTGTAGTTTCAAAATATACTAACATAAGAGTTGTGCCTGAGTCTACCGGATCATCTGTTTTAAAGTTAACACTAACGGGACATAATAAGAAAAGGCTTTCAGACTATTTAAATGCTACAGTAAATATTCTTAGTGTAAACTTATTAGAGCAAAAGAACCAATTTGCCACAAACACTATAGCTTTTATTGAAGAGCGTTTAAAAGAACAAGGCGAACAATTAGAAACTGTAGAAGGCGAGTTGAATGCATTTAGAACTAAAAATGCAATTGTAAATATAGATACAGAAAATGATGAGCTCTCTGTAAAAACATCGACATTAGATAACAGGTTAACAGATTTAAACAGACAAATAGATTATCTAAATACTCTTGACACCTATTTACAAACTAGGACAGATTACAGTAGTGTTCCAGCACCATCTGTAGCAGGAATAGCAGAAGGTAGTATTGTTGCATTGGTATCTAACATATTGAATTTAGCAGAGCAACGCAGTAGGTATCAATATGCATACAAAGAAAATAACCCAATTTTTGATGATATAGATAGGCAGATAAATGCAGCCAAAAACGTCCTGTTTGAAAATATAAAATCATCAAGAAGTTTATTAGAGTCTGAAAAAAGTAGAGTAGAAGCAGAGCTTTCTAGATATGAATCCCAGATTAGGCGTTTGCCAAGAGAGCAACAAGACTTACTAAAAATTCAGCGTCGTTTTGATATTAACGAGCAGTCTTATAATATGTTTTTAAGTAAACTTAATGAGGCGCGATTAGTGAAAGCCGCAAATGTTAGTGATGTTTTATTAGTAGATAAAGCAAAGCCAGTTTCAGCTTCTAGAGTTGGCCCTAATACGAGGTTAAACTATGTTATGGGTTTTCTTTTTGGACTCATAGTGCCTATAATGTTAGTGTTTATAAAAGTGTTTTTCGATAATTCTATTCACACTACAGAAGAGCTTCAAAAACTATCTCCAATACCTATCTTAGGTGTAATTGGGAAAAGTAAATTAGAGTCAAATCTTGTAGTTCTAGACACACCTAGATCTGCCATTTCTGAAGGGTTTAGGGCGCTAAGAAGCAGCTTGCAATTTATATATAGAAAACAAGGGATTGATGGGAGTAAAACCGTTTTATTAACATCCTCTATAAGTGGTGAAGGAAAAACCTACTGTTCTATGAATATTGCCTCTGTTTTTGCATTAAGTGAGCGCAAAACAGTGCTTGTAGGTTTAGATTTAAGGAAGCCAAAAATCTTTGAAGACTTTGATATTAAAAATAATAAAGGTGTAGTTAATTATTTAATTAATGATGCAACTATTGGTGAAATAGTTCAGTCCACAAAAATTGAGCATTTAGATATTATTACATCTGGACCTATTCCTCCAAATCCATCAGAACTATTAATGAAAGATTCAATGGATAGATTTATATCAGAACTTAAGGAATCTTACGATTATATTATCTTGGATAGTCCACCGATAGGTTTGGTTGCAGACTCTTTAACACTTGAGCGCTATGCAGACGCTTCAATCTATATTGTAAGACAAGGCGTGACAAAAAAGGGAATGCTAAATACTATTAATGAAAAATATAGAACAGGTGAAATCACTAATATGAGCTTTGTATTAAACTGCTTTGAGCAAAAAGCCAAATATGGTTACGGCTACGGTTATGGTTATGGCTATGGTGGTTACGGGCAAGGTTATCATGAACAGGATGTGAAAGCATCTTGGTATAAACGTTTATTTAAAAAAAATAAAAGCTAA
- a CDS encoding ABC transporter permease, translating into MLWVKREITTVYKQTILGPLWFLIQPLFTSVIFTLIFNNIANIETGAVPSFLFNLAGITAWNYFKECLTGTSDTFKKNAAIFGKVYFPRVIMPMATTISNLLKFAIQIGILIIFYVFYVLKGSDISPNLNLLLFPIYVIMMALLGLGLGMTISAATTKYRDLTVLVGFGVSLLMYISAVPYPLSEIKIKQPQYSWIVEYNPLTQIIEGFRYMILDTGTFTWFGFTYTLIISILIFLIGLLIFNRTEKTFIDTV; encoded by the coding sequence ATGCTGTGGGTAAAGCGTGAAATTACAACGGTTTATAAACAAACAATCCTAGGGCCACTTTGGTTTTTAATTCAGCCTTTATTTACATCTGTAATATTTACACTTATATTTAATAACATCGCTAATATTGAAACAGGAGCAGTACCTTCATTTTTATTTAATTTAGCAGGAATTACAGCTTGGAATTACTTTAAAGAGTGTCTTACAGGAACTTCAGACACATTTAAAAAAAATGCAGCAATTTTTGGTAAGGTTTATTTTCCAAGAGTAATTATGCCAATGGCAACAACCATTTCCAATCTATTAAAGTTTGCGATACAAATTGGCATTCTTATTATTTTTTATGTGTTTTATGTTCTTAAAGGCAGTGATATAAGTCCAAATTTAAATTTATTATTATTCCCTATTTATGTAATAATGATGGCTCTTTTAGGGTTAGGGTTAGGGATGACAATATCTGCGGCAACAACCAAATATAGAGACTTAACAGTTTTGGTGGGTTTTGGCGTGAGTTTATTAATGTATATATCTGCAGTGCCTTATCCTTTATCTGAAATAAAGATTAAACAACCACAATATTCATGGATTGTAGAGTATAACCCACTCACGCAAATTATAGAAGGTTTTCGATATATGATTTTAGATACAGGAACATTTACTTGGTTTGGTTTTACATATACATTAATCATTTCAATACTTATATTTCTTATAGGGTTACTTATTTTTAATAGAACAGAAAAGACATTTATAGATACCGTTTAA
- a CDS encoding polysaccharide pyruvyl transferase family protein, which produces MIFKHGNAGDIFNEDLIKFIYKTNPLNLNKEGNRLLMVGSIMNVLLEDDIINGIGWKGNDMSKKRDIIEKATVYGVRGPLTKSLFENYGTDLSNLKFEYDPGLLIKEVYNVNMEKFSENGPIFIPHYRDLWQYKSYPKGLKVVNIDNKPETIIKHILKASVVYASSLHGIIFSHALSKPCIFVAPQTKEPIFKYQDYFMSIGMEMPEPLAHISKLSYTKDVSTTLDYSIGLKDFYFPDNELLRSKNILS; this is translated from the coding sequence ATGATCTTTAAGCATGGTAATGCTGGAGATATTTTTAATGAGGATCTTATAAAGTTTATTTACAAAACCAATCCTCTAAATTTAAATAAGGAAGGTAATAGGCTTTTAATGGTTGGGTCCATTATGAACGTTCTCCTTGAAGATGATATCATAAACGGTATTGGCTGGAAAGGAAATGACATGTCAAAAAAAAGAGACATCATTGAAAAAGCAACTGTTTATGGTGTACGAGGTCCTTTAACAAAAAGTTTATTTGAAAATTATGGAACAGATTTATCAAACCTGAAATTTGAATATGATCCAGGGCTTCTTATTAAAGAGGTTTATAATGTAAATATGGAGAAATTTTCTGAAAATGGTCCAATTTTCATACCACATTACAGAGATTTATGGCAATATAAAAGCTATCCTAAAGGGCTTAAAGTTGTTAATATTGATAACAAACCAGAAACTATTATAAAACATATTTTAAAAGCTTCAGTAGTTTATGCATCTTCTTTGCACGGCATTATTTTTAGCCACGCGTTAAGCAAACCTTGTATTTTTGTAGCTCCTCAAACGAAAGAGCCAATATTTAAGTATCAGGACTATTTTATGTCAATAGGAATGGAAATGCCAGAACCACTTGCGCATATTTCAAAATTGTCCTACACTAAAGATGTGTCTACAACTTTGGATTATTCGATAGGACTGAAAGATTTTTACTTTCCAGATAATGAATTGTTGAGATCTAAGAATATTTTAAGTTGA
- a CDS encoding ABC transporter ATP-binding protein — translation MSQQTILKVENISKQYRLGNVGTGTLSHDLNRWWHQIRGKENPYAKVGAVNDRSATATQDYVWAIKNINFEVKKGEVLGIIGKNGAGKSTLLKILSRVTSPTTGSIKTKGRIASLLEVGTGFHPELTGKENIYLNGAILGMNKAEINSKIDEIIEFSGCQMYIDTPVKRYSSGMRVRLAFAVAAFLEPDILVVDEVLAVGDAEFQKKAIGKMQDISKGDGRTVIFVSHNMAAVQDLCSRVIILTNGEQSYEGDVQNGVSIYLSNNFDEKSEVIFEGSKNTRAYIHSFSMTNSRGDLVSSFKSGEKMIFSAFINLRSNLVNPSFSLRLTDAHGTSLVTWRSLYFKNSPLSDMKTGKYQIQIASKELYLLDGTYYLSMSLLDGKNPIDIKKEFIQFSVVASKPSNEYITISRALSSNCLIYSNSDWTVEKLQNGN, via the coding sequence ATGAGTCAACAGACTATTTTAAAAGTTGAAAATATTTCTAAACAATACCGTTTGGGTAATGTTGGCACAGGTACATTAAGTCATGACCTTAATCGTTGGTGGCATCAAATAAGAGGTAAAGAAAACCCTTATGCCAAAGTTGGTGCAGTAAATGATCGCAGCGCTACTGCAACTCAAGATTATGTATGGGCTATAAAAAATATTAATTTTGAAGTCAAAAAAGGTGAGGTACTTGGTATCATAGGTAAAAATGGTGCTGGTAAATCAACGTTATTAAAAATTTTATCACGAGTAACATCACCAACAACAGGATCTATTAAAACTAAAGGTCGTATTGCGTCTTTGTTAGAAGTAGGAACTGGTTTTCATCCTGAACTTACGGGAAAAGAAAACATTTATTTGAACGGAGCCATTCTTGGCATGAATAAAGCAGAAATTAACAGCAAAATAGATGAAATCATTGAATTTTCTGGATGCCAGATGTATATAGATACACCTGTAAAGCGTTATAGTAGTGGTATGCGTGTACGTTTAGCTTTTGCTGTTGCAGCCTTTTTAGAACCAGATATCTTAGTAGTTGATGAGGTATTGGCTGTTGGTGACGCAGAGTTTCAAAAGAAAGCCATTGGCAAGATGCAAGATATCTCTAAAGGCGATGGTAGGACGGTAATTTTTGTGAGTCATAATATGGCGGCAGTTCAAGATTTATGCAGTAGAGTTATTATTTTAACCAATGGAGAACAAAGTTATGAAGGCGACGTTCAAAATGGAGTTTCAATTTATCTGAGCAATAATTTCGACGAAAAGTCAGAAGTGATATTTGAAGGATCTAAAAATACAAGAGCATATATTCATAGTTTTTCAATGACAAATTCTAGAGGTGATTTGGTATCTAGTTTTAAATCTGGTGAAAAGATGATTTTTTCCGCCTTTATAAATTTAAGATCAAATTTGGTTAATCCAAGTTTCAGTCTGCGATTAACAGATGCGCACGGAACAAGTTTAGTAACTTGGCGTAGTCTTTACTTCAAAAATTCACCTCTTTCAGATATGAAAACAGGTAAGTACCAAATTCAAATCGCTAGTAAAGAATTGTATCTTTTGGATGGAACATATTACTTATCAATGTCTTTACTCGATGGTAAGAATCCTATTGATATTAAGAAGGAATTTATACAGTTTAGTGTAGTTGCCTCAAAACCTAGTAACGAATATATAACCATATCTAGAGCCTTATCTTCAAATTGCTTAATTTATTCCAATTCAGACTGGACAGTTGAAAAATTACAGAATGGAAATTAA
- a CDS encoding polysaccharide biosynthesis/export family protein, which yields MRIVHIIIIMLVVVSVSSCVSTERLTYLQENTSQLDSVVNVQRIQQPYRLQVNDLLSIKIKTLDQDLSAMFNPSPKETSSSQNQGEEGLYYEGFFVDARGNIRVPELGEVYVLGLTQKEVRLKIEELLYKNYFKEETSKLFVTVQLAGIRYTTLGEIGTGSQVLYKTQVTIMEAIANAGDIAVTGDRTDVKIVRTYPDGVRVHHIDLTSLDAVNSPYYFIQPNDLIVVDPLPQKALGTGTTGIQSFTTAISVLTLLVTTVLLFVRL from the coding sequence ATGAGAATTGTACATATCATAATTATCATGCTAGTTGTAGTAAGTGTCTCATCGTGTGTAAGCACAGAGCGATTAACTTATTTACAGGAGAATACATCTCAGCTTGATAGTGTTGTAAATGTGCAACGTATACAGCAACCTTACCGTTTACAGGTTAATGATTTATTGAGTATAAAGATTAAAACTTTAGATCAAGATTTATCTGCAATGTTTAATCCTTCGCCTAAAGAGACCTCTTCAAGCCAAAATCAAGGAGAAGAAGGATTGTATTATGAAGGTTTCTTTGTTGATGCCAGAGGAAATATAAGAGTTCCAGAATTAGGTGAGGTTTATGTATTAGGGTTAACTCAAAAAGAAGTTAGACTGAAGATTGAAGAATTGCTTTATAAAAATTATTTTAAGGAAGAAACATCAAAGCTTTTTGTAACAGTACAACTAGCAGGAATACGTTATACAACATTAGGAGAAATAGGTACAGGAAGCCAAGTGCTTTATAAGACTCAGGTTACCATTATGGAAGCTATTGCAAATGCTGGAGATATAGCCGTAACTGGAGACAGGACAGACGTAAAAATTGTAAGAACCTATCCAGATGGCGTGCGTGTTCACCATATAGATTTAACATCGTTAGATGCAGTAAACTCTCCATATTATTTTATACAGCCTAATGATTTAATAGTTGTAGACCCATTACCTCAAAAAGCATTAGGTACGGGAACAACAGGAATACAATCTTTTACAACTGCAATTTCTGTGCTTACCCTATTAGTTACAACAGTTTTATTATTTGTTAGATTATAA
- a CDS encoding ABC-F family ATP-binding cassette domain-containing protein: MNYASFENISKSYGERILFTDISFGISEGQKIGFVAKNGTGKTSLLNILSGADQPDQGNVIYRNGLKVEFLAQEPNLNPELSIEETIFASDNDTLKIIERYEQALKNPDDADAYQKAFEQMDAQNAWDFETQYKQILFKLKLEDLNKKVNNLSGGQKKRLALATILLNKPELLVLDEPTNHLDLEMIEWLEEYFRVENLTLFMVTHDRYFLDRVCNEIIELDNGQLYSYKGNYSYYLEKKEQRHSVEQTNTEKAKQLYKKELEWMRRQPKARTTKSKSRIDDFSDIKARAHKRRNDHEVQLELNMERLGNKIVELHNVSKAFENKNLFANFDYNFQPGERAGIIGKNGTGKSTFLNMLTGNLKPDTGKIVIGETVKFGYYTQKGITIKEGQKVIDVIKEFGDHIPLKKGRTISAAQLLERFLFDRKKQYDFVEKLSGGEQKRLYLCTVLIQNPNFLILDEPTNDLDILTLNVLENFLLDFPGCLLVVSHDRYFMDKIVDHLLVFEGEGTITDFPGNYSDYRAYDASKAPEPKKNEPKPTEQKSSWKENQSSGGLSYSEQKEFKRLEKDIEKLEKEKAKLQQEFLNDLSPEDIEKKSKRLGEINDAITEKEERWLELSMTAEG, translated from the coding sequence TTGAATTACGCTTCATTTGAAAACATCTCCAAATCATATGGAGAACGCATTTTGTTCACAGACATTTCCTTTGGAATAAGTGAAGGTCAAAAAATTGGCTTTGTTGCTAAAAACGGAACTGGTAAAACTTCTTTGCTCAATATACTATCTGGCGCAGACCAACCAGACCAAGGAAATGTAATTTACAGAAATGGCCTTAAAGTTGAATTTCTTGCTCAGGAACCAAATCTTAATCCAGAGCTTAGCATAGAGGAAACTATTTTTGCTTCAGACAATGACACTTTAAAAATTATTGAACGCTATGAACAAGCTCTCAAAAACCCAGATGATGCAGATGCTTACCAAAAGGCTTTTGAACAAATGGATGCTCAAAATGCTTGGGATTTCGAAACGCAATACAAGCAAATTCTTTTTAAATTAAAATTAGAAGATTTAAACAAGAAGGTAAATAATCTTTCTGGTGGTCAAAAAAAACGTCTTGCTCTTGCAACTATACTTCTTAACAAACCAGAACTTCTTGTTTTAGATGAACCAACCAACCATTTAGATTTAGAAATGATTGAATGGTTAGAAGAGTATTTTAGAGTTGAAAATCTTACACTCTTTATGGTTACTCACGATCGCTATTTCTTAGATCGTGTGTGCAACGAAATTATTGAGCTAGACAACGGTCAACTGTATAGCTACAAAGGAAACTATAGCTATTATCTCGAAAAAAAAGAACAACGCCATAGTGTTGAGCAAACCAATACCGAGAAAGCGAAACAACTTTACAAAAAGGAGTTGGAGTGGATGCGTAGACAGCCAAAAGCAAGAACAACAAAATCTAAATCTAGAATAGACGATTTTTCAGATATTAAGGCAAGAGCACATAAACGTCGTAATGATCACGAAGTGCAGCTTGAGCTTAATATGGAACGTTTGGGTAATAAGATTGTGGAGTTGCACAATGTATCTAAAGCTTTTGAGAACAAGAATCTTTTTGCAAATTTTGATTATAATTTTCAACCTGGTGAGCGTGCTGGCATTATTGGAAAAAATGGTACTGGTAAAAGTACATTCCTAAATATGCTTACCGGTAACTTAAAACCAGATACCGGAAAGATTGTAATAGGTGAAACCGTAAAATTTGGATATTACACACAAAAAGGGATTACAATAAAAGAAGGCCAAAAAGTAATAGATGTAATCAAAGAATTTGGAGACCATATACCTCTTAAGAAAGGCCGTACTATTTCTGCAGCTCAACTTTTAGAACGCTTTTTATTTGACAGGAAAAAGCAATATGATTTTGTTGAAAAATTAAGTGGTGGTGAGCAAAAACGTTTATACCTATGTACTGTACTCATACAAAACCCCAACTTTTTAATATTAGATGAACCTACTAATGATCTTGATATACTTACTCTAAATGTCCTAGAAAACTTCTTGTTAGATTTTCCTGGTTGCCTTTTGGTGGTATCTCACGACCGTTACTTTATGGATAAAATAGTAGATCACCTATTGGTGTTTGAAGGTGAAGGAACCATAACAGATTTTCCTGGTAATTACTCAGATTACCGTGCTTATGATGCCTCTAAGGCACCAGAACCAAAGAAAAATGAACCTAAGCCTACTGAACAAAAATCTTCTTGGAAAGAAAACCAAAGCTCAGGAGGATTATCCTATAGTGAACAAAAAGAGTTTAAGCGATTAGAAAAAGATATTGAGAAGTTAGAAAAGGAAAAGGCGAAACTTCAACAAGAATTCTTAAATGATTTATCTCCAGAAGACATTGAAAAAAAATCGAAACGTCTTGGTGAAATTAATGATGCCATTACAGAAAAAGAAGAACGCTGGCTTGAGCTTTCAATGACCGCTGAGGGTTAA